The following are encoded together in the Silurus meridionalis isolate SWU-2019-XX chromosome 2, ASM1480568v1, whole genome shotgun sequence genome:
- the LOC124402236 gene encoding zinc finger protein 260-like has translation MTFGIMDFYKEPSDGEWEKTSAGTRASLNIIERQHHSILVLSDLEESERVGRVCRAQKYQLVRRPNDTGLNVNHCGADPIKDTKEVSDTMHDCTVCGAEHSCRAELKLHMEDHKGSQGYKIRRGLPGTKKNHGAEKEVQTSSDLKSTQLANQETRFSSRKKYMCNLCGAEYVNRARLITHKRIHTGETPYVCKLCGKGFRRSDWLAKHMNTHKDKSQASPDHMCKQHVCDYCGKRYKQKSSLQAHLHVHTKKPRARPSQCAICKKHFYDRSSLEKHLMCHSDDRPYTCSECGYGFKRLGTLNKHKHIHTGEKPYSCGACGKSLSYKYSMSMHMKTCRRLRDRT, from the coding sequence ATGACGTTTGGAATAATGGATTTCTACAAGGAGCCGAGTGACGGCGAGTGGGAGAAGACCTCAGCAGGAACAAGGGCGTCTTTAAACATAATCGAGAGACAACATCATTCCATTTTAGTGCTGAGTGATCTGGAGGAGTCCGAAAGGGTGGGACGTGTTTGCCGAGCTCAGAAATATCAGTTGGTTCGCAGGCCTAATGACACAGGTTTGAATGTTAATCATTGCGGTGCCGATCCGATCAAAGACACAAAGGAAGTATCTGATACGATGCATGACTGCACAGTCTGTGGTGCGGAACACAGTTGCAGAGCCGAACTTAAATTACACATGGAGGATCATAAGGGCAGTCAGGGCTATAAGATTAGGAGGGGATTACCTGGAACCAAAAAGAACCATGGTGCTGAGAAAGAGGTGCAGACTTCTTCAGATCTCAAAAGTACACAACTGGCAAATCAGGAAACACGATTTTCCTCGAGGAAAAAGTATATGTGTAATCTGTGCGGTGCCGAATATGTAAACAGGGCTAGGCTCATTACTCACAAGAGGATCCACACGGGAGAAACGCCGTACGTGTGCAAGCTCTGTGGAAAGGGCTTCAGACGCAGTGACTGGCTAGCAAAGCATATGAACACGCACAAAGACAAAAGCCAGGCGTCTCCAGATCACATGTGCAAGCAGCACGTTTGCGACTACTGTGGGAAGAGGTACAAACAAAAGTCTTCTCTTCAAGCCCATTTGCACGTGCACACGAAGAAACCACGCGCGAGGCCTTCCCAATGCGCCATATGCAAGAAGCATTTCTACGACAGATCCAGCCTCGAAAAGCATTTAATGTGCCATTCGGATGACCGGCCGTACACGTGCTCCGAATGCGGATACGGCTTCAAGCGCCTAGGAACTCttaacaagcacaagcacaTTCACACAGGGGAAAAACCCTATTCGTGTGGCGCCTGTGGGAAATCTCTTTCCTACAAATACAGCATGTCGATGCATATGAAAACCTGTCGCCGTTTGCGAGATCGTACTTGA